A stretch of the Equus caballus isolate H_3958 breed thoroughbred chromosome X, TB-T2T, whole genome shotgun sequence genome encodes the following:
- the TASL gene encoding TLR adapter interacting with SLC15A4 on the lysosome: protein MLSEGYLSGLAYRNDIHWSCASYNEQVAEERQEETKSATLSYSSVDETQVRSLYVSCKSSGKFISSVHSRESQHSRNQRITVLQTNPNPVFESPNLAAVEICRDPSRETYLVPPSCKSICKNYNDLHIAGGQVMAINSVTTDFPSESSFEYGPLLKSSEIPLPMEDSISTHPSDFPLRPIQRYSSYWRITSIKEKSSLQMQKPISNAVLNEYLEQKVVELYKQYIMDTVFHDSSPTQILASELIMTSVDQISLQVSREKNLETSKARDIVINRLLQLVSTEISTPSLHISQYSNVNP from the coding sequence ATGCTGTCAGAAGGGTATCTCAGTGGACTGGCCTACCGGAACGACATCCACTGGAGTTGTGCATCTTATAatgagcaggtggctgaggaaagGCAAGAGGAGACGAAATCTGCTACTCTTTCCTATTCTTCCGTGGATGAGACACAAGTCAGAAGTCTCTACGTGAGCTGCAAATCCTCTGGCAAGTTTATTTCTTCAGTGCATTCAAGAGAGAGCCAACACAGCAGAAATCAGAGAATCACAGTGCTGCAGACAAACCCCAATCCTGTGTTCGAAAGCCCAAATTTGGCCGCAGTCGAAATATGTAGAGATCCCAGCAGAGAGACCTACTTGGTTCCACCTTCCTGCAAAAGTATTTGCAAGAATTACAATGACTTACATATTGCAGGCGGCCAGGTGATGGCCATTAATTCCGTGACAACAGATTTTCCTTCCGAGAGCAGTTTTGAATATGGCCCATTGCTGAAATCGTCTGAGATTCCTCTGCCCATGGAGGATTCCATTTCCACCCACCCCAGTGACTTTCCCCTAAGACCTATCCAGCGGTATTCATCCTACTGGAGAATAACCAGCATCAAAGAGAAAAGCAGCCTGCAAATGCAGAAGCCTATTTCTAATGCTGTGCTGAATGAGTACCTGGAGCAGAAGGTGGTGGAGTTATATAAACAGTACATTATGGACACTGTGTTTCATGACAGTTCTCCTACCCAGATTCTCGCATCTGAACTCATCATGACAAGCGTGGACCAAATCAGTCTCCAAGTCTCTAGAGAGAAGAACCTGGAGACCTCAAAAGCCAGAGATATAGTCATTAACCGGCTACTACAGTTGGTGTCAACTGAAATCAGCACTCCTAGTCTCCATATTTCTCAGTATAGCAATGTGAATCCATAG